A single window of Synechocystis sp. PCC 7509 DNA harbors:
- a CDS encoding ShlB/FhaC/HecB family hemolysin secretion/activation protein, which translates to MVGSTVFSPAQIAKVLEPFTNRPISFAELFQARSAITQLYFDNGYISSNAYIPPQTLQGRVVTINVVEGGLENIQVTGTKYLNPNYVRRRLEIATKAPLNRERLFQALQLLQLNPLIRNISANLSAGTRPGQSLLEVQVAEARSTTIQATVDNGRSPAVGSFRRNIQLNEGNLLGIGDRIIVGYSNTDGSNAIDTSYSLPLNPRNGTLNLSYGTTSSNVIEPPFDLLNIKSESRYYDITLRQPIIQTPSQELALGISASRLESETSLLDIPFALSQGADEQGRTRISALRFFQEWTGRDARQVIAARSQFNLGVGAIDATVNEERPDSRFFSWQGQAQWVRLLAPEILLLVRGNVQLSTTSLAPLEQFSLGGLQSVRGYRQDLLLTDNGAFASAEVRLPVLRVPDWNAGLQIAPFVDIGSTWNAGREAPDTKSLASVGLGLVWQQSDRLTARLDYGIPLVSVSSTNRTWQENGLYFSVFYNPF; encoded by the coding sequence GTGGTGGGTAGTACAGTATTTTCTCCTGCACAAATAGCAAAAGTTCTAGAACCTTTTACCAATCGCCCAATCTCTTTTGCCGAACTATTTCAAGCGCGATCGGCGATCACTCAACTTTACTTTGACAACGGCTATATTAGTTCTAACGCATATATTCCTCCCCAAACCCTGCAAGGCAGAGTAGTGACAATTAATGTGGTGGAAGGCGGATTAGAAAATATCCAAGTTACTGGGACAAAATATTTAAACCCCAACTATGTCCGCCGTCGTCTAGAAATCGCCACAAAAGCTCCGCTAAACCGCGAACGCCTTTTTCAAGCGCTGCAACTACTGCAACTCAATCCTTTAATCAGAAATATATCAGCTAACCTATCGGCGGGAACTCGCCCTGGTCAAAGTTTATTAGAAGTGCAAGTAGCTGAAGCACGAAGTACAACTATTCAAGCGACAGTTGATAACGGACGATCGCCAGCAGTGGGCAGTTTCCGCCGCAATATTCAACTAAATGAAGGCAACTTACTCGGAATAGGCGATCGCATTATTGTTGGTTATAGCAATACAGATGGTAGTAACGCAATCGATACAAGTTACTCATTACCCCTAAATCCTCGCAATGGTACACTCAACCTTAGCTATGGCACTACCTCAAGCAACGTTATTGAGCCACCTTTTGATTTGCTAAATATTAAATCTGAATCTCGCTATTATGACATAACTCTCCGCCAGCCAATTATTCAAACGCCAAGCCAGGAGCTTGCTTTGGGTATAAGTGCTAGTCGCCTAGAGAGCGAAACTTCCTTACTAGATATCCCTTTTGCCTTGTCTCAAGGCGCAGATGAGCAAGGACGAACTCGGATTTCGGCACTGAGATTTTTTCAAGAATGGACTGGACGCGATGCTCGTCAAGTAATTGCCGCGCGATCTCAATTTAACTTAGGAGTGGGGGCAATTGATGCCACCGTCAACGAAGAAAGACCAGATAGCCGCTTTTTTTCCTGGCAAGGACAAGCTCAGTGGGTGCGACTGCTAGCTCCAGAAATTTTACTTTTAGTTCGTGGTAATGTTCAGCTATCAACTACGTCGCTTGCGCCGCTAGAACAGTTTAGTTTGGGCGGTTTGCAAAGTGTTCGCGGCTATCGTCAAGACCTACTGTTAACGGATAATGGGGCTTTTGCTTCGGCGGAGGTGAGACTGCCAGTTTTGCGCGTACCCGACTGGAATGCAGGTTTGCAAATAGCTCCCTTTGTAGATATTGGCAGCACTTGGAATGCTGGTAGGGAGGCTCCAGACACTAAGTCTTTAGCTTCAGTAGGTTTAGGTTTAGTTTGGCAACAGAGCGATCGCCTTACGGCTCGGCTTGACTACGGTATTCCTTTAGTCTCTGTATCTTCCACCAACAGAACATGGCAAGAAAATGGTTTATATTTTTCTGTATTTTACAACCCTTTTTAA
- a CDS encoding filamentous hemagglutinin N-terminal domain-containing protein, protein MKYIIKQKRSTFCFSYNTLTLFWQAFIITITILLNSKPTVAQIIPDNSLGSENSRISPDPGNPFIQKVDGGATRGGNLFHSFEQFSIPTSGTAYFNNVNDIQNIISRVTGNSVSIINGSLQANSNANLFLLNPNGIILGSNASLNIGGSFLASTANTINFADGVQFSSSNSQSTLLTVSVPIGLGFTSLPGSIRVEGNGHNLLTNVGTVGNPVIGAGQSTVGLKTNPEQAIILVGGDVNIEGGIITAPSGQIEIGSVDSGLVKIESVNNEGWTLNYDNVQNFRDIKLEKLALLDASGVTNGNIFLRGRDIAVVDPSLVIISNFGVLDSGKVSVNASGNIELIGIRNPTNPNAQDIGPARGIFTQNLLSGKAANIEVFADNIFIRDSGGVGSASFGSGSGGDIFVVSKGITELYGTDLPTTGLLTGTIATSSYNTGKAGNIKLYAENLSVRDGSTISSTTLGNANAGNVELSVTNNIDVLGGALTTFDLEFINNSFLSSSIGSNALFGKAGDVLINTKNLSIMGGARIESSTVASGLSGSLVINASNSILVDGTAANFTTPSLIISSANVSNPFFREFLDLPTIPEGESGSVTVNTNQLNVLNGAQISARNDGTNNGGSIQIDANSVNLNNKGRVTTSTASGEGGNISLIVRNSQLRNGSSITATAGEAGNGGNIIINTDTLVALENSDITANALNGRGGNIKIAAQGIFGIESRARLTPLSDITASSELGISGTVQINTLDTNPINGLVGLPPTVVDSSRLIVQDCSAREDSLARGRSKFIISGRGGLPPQPSEPLRAEAIAIAESGEENRSANVTVTRPISSTPTQIVEAQGWVINERGQVILTAQPVSATLTSSLSTQVTCYGP, encoded by the coding sequence ATGAAATATATAATTAAGCAAAAAAGGTCTACATTTTGTTTTAGTTACAATACACTAACTCTTTTCTGGCAGGCTTTTATCATAACGATTACAATTTTATTAAACTCAAAGCCAACTGTAGCGCAAATCATACCTGATAATAGTTTAGGTAGCGAGAACTCTAGGATTTCTCCTGATCCAGGGAACCCTTTTATACAGAAAGTTGATGGAGGAGCAACAAGAGGAGGAAACTTGTTTCACAGCTTCGAGCAATTTTCTATCCCTACAAGTGGTACTGCCTACTTTAATAATGTTAATGATATTCAAAATATTATTAGCCGAGTAACAGGGAACTCTGTATCTATTATTAATGGTTCGCTTCAAGCTAACAGTAATGCTAATTTATTTTTGCTTAATCCCAACGGGATTATTCTTGGCTCAAATGCTTCTCTAAATATTGGCGGTTCATTTTTAGCAAGTACGGCTAATACCATTAACTTTGCTGACGGCGTACAATTTAGTAGTTCTAATTCGCAATCTACGCTATTAACAGTAAGTGTACCTATTGGTTTAGGATTTACTTCATTACCTGGAAGCATAAGAGTTGAAGGAAATGGTCACAACTTACTTACCAACGTTGGAACTGTAGGTAATCCTGTAATTGGAGCAGGTCAAAGTACAGTAGGATTAAAAACAAATCCTGAACAAGCTATTATTTTAGTTGGCGGTGACGTTAATATCGAGGGTGGTATCATAACAGCCCCTTCTGGTCAAATTGAGATAGGTAGTGTTGATTCTGGTTTAGTAAAAATTGAGTCAGTTAATAATGAAGGGTGGACTCTAAATTATGATAATGTACAAAATTTTCGAGACATTAAATTAGAAAAACTAGCTTTATTAGACGCTAGTGGTGTAACAAACGGAAATATATTTTTACGAGGTAGAGATATTGCTGTAGTAGACCCTTCTTTAGTAATAATCTCAAATTTTGGTGTGTTGGACTCAGGCAAAGTAAGTGTTAATGCTTCTGGAAATATAGAATTAATTGGAATTAGAAATCCAACGAACCCCAATGCTCAAGATATTGGTCCAGCTAGAGGAATATTTACACAAAATTTATTAAGCGGAAAAGCAGCAAATATAGAAGTTTTTGCTGATAACATTTTTATTCGAGATTCTGGAGGGGTAGGAAGTGCAAGTTTTGGAAGTGGGTCGGGTGGAGATATTTTTGTAGTCTCTAAAGGAATAACTGAGCTATATGGTACTGATCTTCCAACTACAGGGCTATTAACAGGCACTATAGCAACGAGTTCTTATAATACAGGGAAAGCAGGAAATATAAAACTATATGCTGAAAATTTGTCTGTTAGAGATGGAAGTACCATCTCGTCAACAACTTTAGGAAATGCTAACGCTGGAAATGTAGAATTGAGTGTTACCAACAATATAGACGTATTAGGAGGTGCGCTAACTACTTTCGATCTTGAGTTCATTAATAATAGTTTCTTATCTAGCTCTATAGGCAGCAATGCTTTATTCGGCAAAGCAGGAGACGTTTTGATTAATACAAAAAATCTATCTATTATGGGAGGTGCTAGAATAGAGTCTTCTACGGTAGCCTCCGGTTTATCTGGAAGTCTCGTCATTAATGCCAGCAACTCTATATTAGTTGATGGTACAGCCGCCAATTTTACTACCCCTTCACTAATAATTTCATCTGCCAACGTTAGCAATCCATTTTTCAGAGAATTTTTAGATTTACCAACGATACCTGAAGGGGAATCAGGATCTGTAACCGTTAACACAAATCAATTAAATGTTTTAAATGGAGCGCAAATCAGCGCTAGAAATGACGGAACTAACAATGGTGGGAGCATTCAAATTGATGCTAATTCTGTTAATTTAAATAATAAAGGTAGGGTTACAACCTCTACTGCCTCTGGAGAAGGAGGTAACATTTCATTAATAGTCCGAAATTCACAATTGCGAAATGGCAGCAGCATAACCGCGACTGCTGGTGAAGCAGGTAATGGTGGTAACATTATTATTAACACTGACACATTAGTTGCTTTAGAAAATAGCGATATTACCGCCAATGCTTTAAATGGACGTGGTGGCAATATAAAAATAGCAGCCCAAGGCATATTTGGTATTGAATCGCGCGCAAGATTGACTCCCTTAAGCGATATTACTGCTAGTTCAGAATTGGGAATAAGTGGTACAGTGCAAATCAATACGCTAGATACTAATCCTATTAACGGATTAGTGGGTTTGCCACCGACAGTCGTTGATAGCTCAAGGTTAATTGTACAAGACTGTTCAGCTAGGGAAGATAGTTTGGCAAGAGGAAGGAGTAAATTCATCATTTCCGGACGCGGCGGTTTACCACCCCAACCAAGTGAACCACTGCGGGCAGAAGCTATTGCAATCGCAGAATCTGGAGAGGAAAACCGCTCGGCTAACGTAACGGTTACACGTCCAATTAGCTCTACCCCGACTCAAATAGTAGAAGCCCAGGGGTGGGTAATTAACGAGCGAGGTCAGGTGATTTTGACCGCTCAACCTGTTAGCGCTACACTTACCAGTTCCCTTTCCACTCAAGTAACTTGCTATGGGCCCTAA
- a CDS encoding ParB/RepB/Spo0J family partition protein: MAKQPVDLTESYQGSAIAKQAFDLKRQVKQKDEELQELQAEIATIKLGKLNTAQKAELEQQIQALTAQLAQAGGVQKVSINQLQRNPKQPRRMITEAMVKERAASLEEHGQQAPIILFPPNDDGISLIFDGELRWRGTKLLNSKNRSDWQALDAVYLTGGSSPEDPQILERAIVTSLHAEKLCALDLAENLIDLIAQELSCNDPQKQIPEHLNSLVNKLKAARRADEFSDIRSAEKQAQTAWIESIEWRSKEQESVLKVLLKFKLNPASVNTNIFPVLSYPDDLKEAIRAAGLEDGKVRELAKLHSERLGFDKKKAQKIRVEATQEVVSRNLSVRDTRTLVNQIINNYSPQQTSKASSYVIKLNQSLEKFPVIETDRESLMVLHKSLKSLLSKIEEKLDVASEG, encoded by the coding sequence ATGGCAAAACAACCCGTTGACCTAACTGAGTCCTATCAAGGTAGTGCGATCGCCAAGCAAGCATTCGATCTGAAAAGGCAAGTCAAACAGAAAGACGAAGAACTCCAAGAATTGCAAGCAGAGATTGCGACTATTAAATTAGGAAAGCTTAATACTGCTCAAAAAGCTGAGTTGGAGCAACAAATTCAAGCACTTACTGCTCAATTAGCGCAAGCTGGTGGAGTTCAAAAGGTTTCTATTAATCAACTTCAGCGCAACCCCAAGCAGCCTAGACGAATGATTACTGAAGCAATGGTAAAGGAACGAGCCGCCAGTTTAGAAGAACATGGGCAGCAAGCTCCTATAATCTTGTTTCCACCCAATGATGATGGGATATCCCTAATATTTGACGGGGAGTTGCGATGGCGGGGAACTAAATTGCTGAATTCTAAAAACCGTAGCGATTGGCAGGCTTTAGATGCTGTTTATTTAACAGGAGGCTCCTCTCCTGAAGATCCTCAGATTCTTGAACGTGCAATTGTCACAAGTCTTCATGCAGAAAAATTATGCGCCCTTGATTTAGCTGAGAACTTAATTGACCTTATTGCCCAAGAGTTGTCCTGTAACGATCCCCAAAAACAGATACCTGAGCATCTTAACTCTTTAGTGAACAAGCTGAAAGCAGCGCGGAGAGCAGATGAATTTTCAGACATTAGGTCTGCTGAAAAACAAGCACAAACAGCATGGATTGAATCAATTGAGTGGAGATCTAAGGAACAAGAAAGTGTTTTGAAAGTGTTGTTAAAGTTCAAATTAAATCCCGCATCTGTTAATACTAATATTTTTCCAGTCCTAAGCTATCCAGATGATCTTAAAGAGGCTATTCGTGCTGCTGGCTTAGAAGATGGCAAGGTGCGAGAACTTGCAAAACTCCACAGTGAACGATTAGGATTTGACAAAAAGAAAGCACAAAAAATTCGCGTTGAAGCAACACAAGAAGTTGTCAGTAGGAACTTATCAGTGCGGGATACACGCACTTTAGTTAATCAAATAATCAATAACTACTCTCCTCAGCAGACAAGCAAAGCTTCTAGTTATGTTATAAAACTTAATCAATCATTGGAGAAGTTTCCAGTGATTGAAACTGACCGAGAAAGTTTAATGGTCTTACATAAGAGCCTTAAATCTCTGCTTTCAAAAATTGAAGAGAAATTAGACGTTGCTTCAGAAGGTTAA
- a CDS encoding class I SAM-dependent methyltransferase: protein MIDFWRQQLFQLLYNNRYLYWFASTIPFAGQWRIWQRLVLSRMKGNSALEIGCGLGDLLADAIEAGYKCFAIEQSEEMVDAARHNLQQRHLGKPDCIIQGLSQNLPFPNCSFDNVISTFPNEYIYDSKTISEIKRVLRPNGRLIIVFAAKLLPVNPVQLTLLLIPTLVYGHDTFVKGLESIKKNERNAPTDEIFVDYNVRFGEQIPFAEQGFHCQYERVYTYFWEAYIIVGETNK from the coding sequence ATGATAGATTTTTGGCGACAGCAGTTATTTCAGCTACTCTACAATAACCGTTACCTTTATTGGTTCGCCAGTACAATTCCCTTTGCAGGGCAATGGCGTATTTGGCAAAGACTTGTTTTATCCAGAATGAAAGGAAACTCTGCTCTTGAAATAGGTTGTGGTTTAGGTGATCTACTAGCAGATGCAATAGAAGCAGGTTATAAATGTTTTGCAATAGAACAGTCAGAAGAAATGGTAGATGCCGCTCGTCACAATCTTCAACAACGTCACTTAGGTAAACCCGATTGCATAATTCAAGGTCTTTCTCAAAACTTACCTTTTCCCAATTGTTCTTTTGATAATGTTATCAGCACTTTCCCGAACGAATATATATATGATTCCAAGACAATTTCTGAAATTAAAAGAGTGCTTCGTCCAAACGGTCGTTTAATTATTGTTTTTGCGGCTAAACTTTTACCTGTTAATCCTGTTCAGTTAACTTTATTATTAATTCCAACGTTAGTCTACGGTCACGATACATTTGTCAAAGGTCTAGAAAGCATAAAAAAAAATGAACGAAACGCTCCTACAGATGAAATTTTTGTAGACTATAACGTAAGATTTGGAGAGCAAATACCTTTTGCAGAACAAGGCTTCCACTGTCAGTATGAAAGAGTGTATACCTATTTCTGGGAAGCGTACATTATCGTCGGAGAAACTAATAAATGA
- the tnpC gene encoding IS66 family transposase translates to MPKKPSVSREDVRVVYAQGEEAVIALVEGLWQRITSLETRLEALEDRQHKDSHNSSKPPSSDGFKRRTKSLRTKSERASGGQSGHPGSTLEWVEQVDGVEQHRVCQCVGCGASLQEVAVAEWELRQVHDLEPPRLKVMEHQAEVKCCPHCQRLNRGTFPADVNSIVQYGAGVKGLMVYLLEYQLLPFERVTQMLADVFNCKISEGTLYNSRERCFEQLAGVESQIKEGMQHAAVGNFDETGMQINGKLWWLHVASNDGLTYYFVHAKRGSLAMDEMNILPQFKGISVHDGWSSYAQYKCDHALCNAHHLRELCFISERYQQVWAEQMIALLIELKAQVEQSHVQGNTALPAQTIQQFESRYQILIATGLAANPPQSYPESPKSRGRPKQSPAKNLLDRLQRHQAEVLAFMYDFRVPFDNNQAERDLRMMKLKQKISGGFRSLAGAQIFCRIRGYISTLKKQGRNVLDALRQVFMEVPFLPTLQPE, encoded by the coding sequence TTGCCTAAAAAGCCGAGTGTTAGCCGAGAAGATGTCCGTGTGGTTTATGCCCAGGGAGAGGAGGCGGTGATTGCCTTGGTGGAAGGATTATGGCAACGCATAACTAGCTTAGAAACGCGCCTCGAAGCATTAGAGGATCGACAGCACAAAGATAGTCACAACAGTAGTAAACCGCCATCGAGTGATGGATTTAAGCGACGCACCAAAAGTTTAAGAACCAAAAGTGAACGAGCCAGTGGCGGGCAAAGCGGACATCCTGGTAGCACCTTAGAGTGGGTAGAACAGGTCGATGGGGTGGAACAGCACCGCGTTTGTCAATGTGTTGGTTGTGGAGCCTCGTTGCAGGAGGTTGCTGTAGCAGAGTGGGAACTGCGGCAAGTGCATGACTTAGAGCCGCCCAGATTAAAGGTGATGGAACACCAAGCCGAAGTCAAGTGTTGCCCACACTGTCAGAGGCTGAACCGAGGCACATTTCCGGCAGATGTCAACAGCATCGTGCAATATGGGGCAGGAGTCAAAGGCTTAATGGTGTACTTGTTAGAGTACCAATTGTTGCCTTTTGAACGGGTCACTCAAATGTTAGCAGATGTGTTTAACTGTAAGATTTCTGAAGGTACGCTTTATAACAGCCGTGAACGGTGCTTTGAGCAATTGGCTGGAGTCGAGTCACAAATTAAGGAGGGAATGCAACACGCGGCTGTGGGGAATTTTGATGAAACCGGAATGCAAATCAATGGTAAACTCTGGTGGTTACATGTTGCTAGTAACGATGGTTTAACCTACTACTTTGTCCATGCTAAACGAGGTTCATTGGCAATGGACGAGATGAATATTTTGCCGCAGTTTAAAGGCATCAGTGTACATGATGGGTGGAGTAGCTATGCCCAATATAAGTGTGACCATGCGTTGTGTAATGCCCATCATTTGCGGGAATTGTGCTTCATCTCAGAACGTTATCAACAGGTATGGGCAGAACAGATGATCGCCTTGCTCATTGAACTCAAGGCTCAAGTGGAACAATCTCACGTCCAAGGCAACACTGCTTTACCCGCTCAGACAATACAACAGTTTGAGTCTCGCTACCAAATTCTCATAGCTACGGGACTGGCAGCCAATCCACCCCAATCATACCCAGAGTCTCCTAAGTCGCGTGGTCGTCCCAAACAGAGTCCCGCCAAAAACTTGCTCGACCGATTGCAACGGCATCAAGCCGAAGTCTTGGCATTCATGTATGACTTTCGAGTCCCCTTTGACAATAATCAAGCTGAGCGGGACTTACGGATGATGAAACTCAAACAGAAGATTTCTGGGGGTTTCCGTTCCTTGGCAGGAGCGCAGATATTCTGTCGCATTCGTGGCTATATTTCCACACTCAAAAAGCAGGGTCGCAATGTCCTCGATGCGCTTCGCCAAGTCTTCATGGAAGTTCCTTTTCTGCCTACACTTCAACCTGAGTAG
- a CDS encoding tetratricopeptide repeat protein, with protein sequence MVVPKFLLSGVNIGCRPADEPIFTIDGPITPTRDPLANRIPYIITPNNTWILNAKPKLRWVAVPGATSYVVRVIGPGVKWAKEVNNLEVIYSGEQPLQPVEEGYLITVEADRGTTPAKATFGLLDQKKATRVQAAAERIAKENLTEEEKTLAITTLFIGQGLIAPAIERLEFAIANGSQTPIIYYTLGSLYAQLELFHQAEENYLKAVQRSTNTHDIEGQVASATKLGEVYQVIGEPEKATYWLKQAQAEYKKLI encoded by the coding sequence TTGGTTGTCCCAAAGTTTTTGTTATCAGGAGTAAATATTGGCTGTCGCCCAGCCGATGAGCCAATATTTACAATTGACGGACCAATTACTCCTACTCGTGACCCCTTAGCTAATCGTATTCCTTATATTATTACTCCTAATAATACGTGGATTCTTAATGCTAAACCAAAATTACGCTGGGTTGCCGTCCCTGGTGCAACTAGTTATGTCGTGCGCGTCATCGGTCCAGGAGTCAAGTGGGCGAAGGAAGTCAACAATCTTGAAGTCATCTATTCTGGTGAACAACCCCTACAACCAGTGGAAGAAGGTTATTTAATTACAGTTGAAGCTGATCGCGGCACAACACCAGCCAAAGCAACTTTCGGCTTACTTGACCAAAAAAAGGCTACTCGTGTTCAGGCTGCTGCCGAACGCATTGCAAAAGAAAATTTGACCGAGGAGGAAAAAACTTTAGCTATTACTACTCTCTTTATTGGACAAGGCTTAATTGCTCCAGCAATTGAACGACTAGAATTTGCCATCGCCAATGGTAGCCAAACCCCAATAATCTACTACACACTAGGTAGTCTCTATGCACAACTTGAATTATTCCATCAGGCTGAGGAAAACTACCTAAAAGCTGTTCAAAGGTCAACGAACACCCATGATATAGAAGGGCAGGTAGCCTCTGCTACAAAGCTTGGAGAAGTATATCAAGTAATTGGTGAACCCGAAAAAGCTACCTATTGGTTAAAGCAGGCACAAGCAGAATATAAAAAGTTGATCTAA
- a CDS encoding CHAT domain-containing protein: MGPKRLIANRLNWRSHNRIGVKLAKGITLVLLALLIVTSVLALSVKQVPGIEPLPSRSSSLTAQADRAVQPNIEGQKLYESGQFSEAIEAWQKAIDAYAQVGNPDGITQSRINISQALQALGFYPRACNTLLQAFNITNTDCQKLTQSNEDYQQRHGLVLKTLDQIPNSQTKTIGLRSLGDVLQKLDNLDMSAKVLQLSLETARALRSPQNESAALLSLGNTFQAWGNRARANQDTASEIDSTPWHCPYSPSLGVPKKFYQQAASFYQLSANKSVSSDMWVQAQVNHLGVMLETDASLDAKKLWLQLQPRLEQLPASQAAIYARLNLAISLSCLKEVTTTDAPSWLEIAQTLATAQKQAQSLGESRSQAYTLGYLGGLYAQAQTPSSQNLNYATELTRQALVVAQAANATDIAYKWQWQLGYLLKTQGDIKGAIAAYSQAIDTLQSLRSDLTASSANLQFSFQESVEPVYRQLVDLLLQSSEQKKLTQARHVIEALQLAQLENLLRCRLQSEASLAIDHIDPTAAIIYPIILADRIEVIVSLANQPLQHYSSSLSQEQNIEDRLATLRQNLQSPNSFGPGFLKLLQQTYDWIIKPVEAELEKNKIETLVFVLDGALRQIPMAALHDGRQYLIEKYAVALSPSLQLLQPKLLPDRQLKVLAAGISQKIPGYNAPALPEVKEELEQISQIPTSVVLRNKEFTRNALASEINEIPFSVVHLATHGQFSSSPDQTYIRAWDDSININQLRNLLQTRETKQTKAIELLVLSACDTASGDRRSALGLAGVAVRAGARSTLASLWQVNDNSTALLMKDFYKMFLYPSDSEITKVKALQNAQINLLHKYKSPFYWASYVLVGNWL, from the coding sequence ATGGGCCCTAAAAGACTAATAGCAAACAGATTAAATTGGCGATCGCACAATCGGATTGGAGTAAAACTCGCTAAAGGAATTACACTGGTTCTGTTAGCTTTGCTGATAGTGACAAGTGTTCTAGCTCTGTCCGTTAAGCAAGTGCCAGGGATAGAACCACTACCCTCTCGCTCCTCGTCACTAACTGCTCAAGCAGATCGAGCAGTACAGCCAAATATTGAGGGGCAAAAACTTTACGAATCTGGACAGTTCTCTGAGGCAATTGAAGCTTGGCAAAAGGCGATAGATGCCTATGCTCAAGTAGGAAACCCTGATGGCATAACTCAAAGCCGAATTAATATCAGCCAAGCTTTACAAGCTTTAGGTTTCTACCCAAGAGCCTGCAATACTTTACTACAAGCTTTCAACATTACTAATACAGACTGTCAAAAGTTAACTCAGTCGAACGAAGACTACCAGCAGAGGCATGGCTTGGTACTAAAAACTCTTGACCAAATACCAAACTCGCAAACTAAAACAATTGGCTTGCGTAGCCTGGGCGATGTTCTGCAAAAGCTCGACAATCTAGATATGTCCGCAAAAGTATTGCAGCTAAGTTTAGAAACAGCGAGAGCATTACGTTCGCCTCAAAATGAGAGTGCTGCCTTGCTCAGTTTAGGCAACACCTTTCAAGCTTGGGGTAACCGAGCAAGAGCTAACCAAGACACAGCAAGCGAAATTGACTCAACTCCTTGGCACTGCCCATACAGTCCTAGTCTAGGCGTTCCAAAGAAATTCTATCAACAAGCAGCTTCCTTTTATCAACTCTCGGCAAATAAATCAGTTTCATCAGATATGTGGGTGCAGGCTCAAGTTAATCACCTAGGTGTAATGTTAGAAACTGATGCTTCATTAGATGCAAAAAAATTATGGCTCCAACTTCAGCCGCGACTAGAACAATTGCCTGCTAGTCAAGCAGCAATCTATGCTCGACTAAATTTAGCTATAAGCTTAAGCTGCTTGAAAGAAGTTACAACTACAGACGCTCCCTCATGGTTGGAAATTGCCCAAACGTTAGCTACAGCCCAAAAACAAGCTCAAAGCCTTGGTGAAAGCCGTAGCCAAGCTTATACCCTCGGCTACCTTGGTGGGCTATACGCACAGGCTCAAACACCATCGTCCCAAAACTTGAACTATGCCACAGAATTAACTCGTCAAGCGTTGGTAGTTGCTCAGGCAGCCAATGCTACAGACATTGCCTACAAGTGGCAGTGGCAATTAGGATATTTACTCAAGACACAAGGAGATATTAAAGGAGCGATCGCTGCTTATAGCCAAGCAATCGATACTCTCCAATCCCTCCGCAGTGATCTGACGGCTAGTAGTGCCAACCTCCAGTTCTCATTTCAGGAAAGTGTCGAACCCGTGTACCGCCAGTTAGTTGATTTATTGTTGCAATCTAGTGAGCAAAAAAAATTAACCCAAGCCCGTCATGTAATCGAAGCGCTCCAATTAGCCCAACTGGAAAATCTGCTGCGATGCCGTCTGCAAAGTGAAGCCTCACTAGCAATTGACCATATAGATCCAACAGCAGCCATTATTTACCCAATTATTCTAGCTGACCGGATAGAGGTGATAGTCTCACTAGCAAACCAGCCATTACAACACTACTCAAGCTCCCTATCTCAAGAGCAAAATATTGAAGATCGACTAGCGACGCTACGACAGAATCTGCAATCACCGAACAGTTTTGGACCGGGATTTTTGAAGTTATTACAACAGACGTATGACTGGATAATCAAGCCAGTGGAGGCAGAGCTAGAAAAAAATAAAATAGAGACATTAGTGTTTGTACTAGATGGTGCTTTGCGCCAAATCCCAATGGCAGCGCTGCACGATGGGCGACAATATTTAATAGAAAAGTATGCTGTAGCTCTCAGCCCTAGTCTCCAGTTATTACAACCTAAGCTTTTGCCAGATCGTCAATTGAAAGTGTTAGCCGCCGGGATTTCTCAAAAAATTCCTGGTTATAATGCGCCTGCATTACCTGAAGTAAAAGAAGAATTAGAGCAAATCTCCCAAATACCTACAAGTGTTGTATTGCGTAATAAAGAATTTACTCGCAATGCCTTGGCAAGCGAAATTAATGAAATTCCTTTTTCAGTAGTGCATTTAGCAACTCATGGTCAGTTTAGTTCCAGTCCCGATCAAACGTATATTCGTGCTTGGGATGACAGTATTAATATTAATCAGTTGAGGAATTTGCTTCAAACCAGAGAGACTAAGCAAACAAAAGCTATTGAATTACTGGTGCTGAGTGCGTGCGATACCGCTAGTGGAGATCGGCGCTCTGCTTTAGGATTAGCTGGTGTAGCTGTTCGGGCAGGAGCGAGAAGTACCCTAGCTTCTTTATGGCAAGTAAATGATAATTCTACAGCTTTATTAATGAAAGACTTTTACAAAATGTTCTTGTATCCGAGTGATAGTGAAATCACTAAAGTCAAAGCTCTCCAAAATGCCCAAATAAATCTTTTACACAAGTACAAATCTCCGTTTTACTGGGCATCTTACGTCTTGGTAGGTAACTGGCTTTAA